The DNA segment GGAACTCGTCGCGCTCCTCGGCGACCGTCACGCGTCCGTCGATGGGCTCGCTCGTCCGAAGGTCGTTGTTCTGGTTGCGGTACCGGACCCGGAACGAGAGCTGTCGCGGGCCGGGTTCGGCCTCGGTGTTGACGTCCACGGTGTACTCGAACGACGCCGACTCGCCGGGCGCGAGCGTGCCGACGGCGTACTCGGTCTCCCGCGGGTCGAGGTTGGGGTTGTTCGTCCGGAGGTCGACCACCGCGTTCGAGACGGTGCGGTTGCCGGTGTTCACTATCGTCCCGGTGAGGTCGCCGGTTTGGCCGACCCGGAGCGTCCCGTTGAGGTTCCGAACCGCGAACGTCTGCTCGCCCCCGACGGCGACACGGCTCTCGAGCGCGTCGCTGGTCCGCAACTCGTCGTTCCGGTTGCGGTAGCGCACCTGGAACGAAACCTGTCGAGAGCCAGGTTCCGAGCCGTTGGGCACGTCCACGGTGAACTCGAAGGGGACCGACTCGCCGGGCGTGAGCGTCCCGACCGCGATCTGGGTTTCGCGGGGCTGGAAGTTCGAGTTCCCGGTCCCGAAGACGACGACCGCGTTCGAGACCGTCTGGTTACCCGTGTTGACGAGCGTTCCCGAGACGGTGCCGGTGTCGCCGACCTGCAGGTCGCCCGAGACGCCCCTGACCGAGAACGTCTGCTCGCCGTCGACCGCGACGATGGCGTCGACCGATTCCCCGGTCCGGGTGTCGCCCTGCCGGTTGGCGTAGCGGACCTGGAACGACACCCGCCGGGGTCCGGGGTCGGCCGCGTTCGCGGTGTCGATACGGAACGAGAAGTTGGCCGACTCGCCGGGCGCGAGCGTGCCGACGGCGTACTCGGTTTCGCGGGGCTGGAGGTTCGGGTTCCCCGGTTGAAGGGTGACCACTGCGTCGGTCACGTTGGTTTCGCCGGTGTTCACGACCGTGCCCGTGACCAGTCCGCTGTCGCCGACCGTGAGATTGCTCTCGACGCCCCGGATCGCGAACGTCTGTTCACCACCGACCGCAACGCCGTATCGCAGGAGTTCCGAGCGCCCGGCGACGCCGTTGGGTTGCTCGTAGGCGACCATCGCGTTGGCGATGTAGGTTCCCGGGGCCGTGTCCGCGGTCGCGCCCACGGTGACGTTGAACGTTTTCGTCTCGCCGGGTTCGATGCGGTCGAAGAAGACGCTGGTCTGCTGCTGGGGGTTCGCGGCGTTCCCGAAGAACAGCGAGGAGTTGGCGGCCGAGAGGGTCACATCGGCCCGGACGGCCGGCTGGGTGCCGGTGTTGGTGAGGTTCATCCGGTAGGTCGCGGTTTCGCCGGGCGTCACCGGCTGGAGCGACTGGGACGATATCTCGAACCGGGGCTGGTCCTCGACGACGATGGTGACGTAGGCGGTCTGCTCGCGCGAGAGGTCGCCGTACTCCGGTTGGCCGCCCGTCCGGTACCGGACGAAGTTGGTGTAGTCGTAGCTCACCTCGACCGGAATCCGGTAGGTACCGGGCGACAGCGAGTCGCCGATTTCGAGGTTGAACGCGTACGGGCCGGAGACGCCTTCGGGGACCGACCCGGCGAACACGGTGCCGGAGTTGATATCTATCGCGCGCGCGAGGGTGTCGTTGAGTCGGTCCTCGTCGATGTCCAGTCGGACGTTCCTCGCGGTCGTCACGCGCTGTTCGTACTCGCTGGGTCCGCCGCGGTCGATGTCCCCGTCGTTCGAGATGTACACCTCGAGGGCCACCTGCTCGCCCGCGCCGTACTGGTTGTCCGGTGCGGTGAGTTCGAGGTTCGGACGGCCGACGACGGTGCCCTCTTCCTGTGCGAGCGCCGCCGCGGAACCCGACGCCCCCGCGGGGTTCGGCGTCTCCGCGGTCCCGGTCGCGTTCGAGAGAGCTCCGACTCCCGCGAACGCGGCGGGTCCCGCGCCGGCCGCGACGACGCTCGCGGTCACGACCGCGACGAGGACGGTCCGGAGGAGCGCCCCGGCGTTCATGCCCCCTCGCTGGCGGACGGGCACCGCCGCGCGGCGGTGTCCGTCCGCGAAAGCCTCGCCTCTGAGCGCGTCCGTCTCCCCGACAGGGAGGTTTCCGTCCGAGACTGCGCATCACCAGCCGTGCCGAATGGACCGATTCGGCACGGCAGGCGTCCGGGAATCATCTGCTCGGCGCTCCCCCTTCGCCCGGTCCCCTGTCGCGCGAGAAGAGGAACAGCGCGAACAGGAGCGGTGAGAGGAACGCCATCGCGATGGCCGCGACCAGCAGGAGGTACTGCGGCGGAATACTGGTACCGCCGCCTCCGCCGCCCTGCTCCTGGGCCCCGCCCTGAACCTCGATGTCGCCGACCATCGTCGACTGGTGGTAGACGCAGATGTACTGGGCCATGGCCGGCGTGGCGGTGAACGTCACCGAGGCGGTCGCTCCTTGCTCGGTGACGGTGTCCGTGGTGACGAGGTCCTGGCCCTCCTCGGTCTGTATCACGAAGTTGTGGGGCGCGCCGTCGAGGTTCTCCCAGGTGACCTGGTAGCGCTGGCCCGCCACGAAGTTCAGCGTCGGATTCACGACCCCGGCGTCTATCGGCCCGCGTTCGAGGCCCTGCCAGCCGGCGACCTCACCGCCGATGTAGAACCGCTGTGCGATGTCTTGAGTCCCCGCGACCTCGTCGCTGGCCGCCGCCGCACCGCCCGCGGCGGCCGCGGCACTTCCGGCGGCGGTCCGGATGAACGAACGGCGCGTCACGCCGGCGACCGAATCGCCACCCTCGCCCTCGGAATCGTTCGGCCGCGCGCGCTCGGAGTCGTCCGTCCGAGCGCCGTCCGAGCCGCCGCGACTCCCGTCGGGAGTCGCGGGGAGCGGGACGCGAGGCCCGTCCTCGTGCGTCTGCTCGTCGTGCGTCTGATTTCCGTGCATCTCCCATCCCCGCCCGGGGTAAGCCCCGACGAGACAAGAAACCACGGGCTGGGGGTCTGGGCCGGGCCTCGCGACGGCGTTCGACCGCGAGGGGAGTCTCGCGCCACCCCGCCCGCGGCCGGGAGTGCTTTCACCGCTCGCGGCGAACCCCGTCGAGGTGAGAACGTGTCCGAATCGAGGCCGAACCGCCGCAGAAACCGACGAGCCGACCGAACCTACCAGGCACCCCCGTGGGCCGCGCGGATGTTCCTCGACGACGTTCGGCCGGGCTCCCGGTTCGTCGTCGCCTCCGAACCGCTCGACTACCACCCGCGTCGGGAGTATCAGCCCGGCGAATCGTTCCTCTCGGACCTCTACTGGAACGACTTCGAAACCCGGGTCGTCCGGTACGTCAACACGGGCGAGCGCGTCCTCTTCTTCCCGGCGAAGGACGCCGCGGTCCGGGAGGGCCGGCGATACGAACTGGCGGGCGTGACCGAGACCGACCTCCGAATCGCCGGCCTCGCCCGCGTGCGCTTCCGGCCGGCCGACGGTCGGTCGTCGGAGGGGTGACGAATCGACACCGACTCCGACGCCCGGCGCGCCGACCACGAAAACCCAAAAGGAAGCGCGACCAATCTCCGGCCATGACCGACGCCGACGCCGACGCCACGGCCGACCCCGACGTGCTCGTGTCGGGCGAGACGCTCGTCGACTTCCTGCCCGACAGCTCCGGACCGCTCGCCGACGTGGAGAACTTCTCCCGGCGGGCGGGCGGCGCACCCGCCAACGTCGCGGTGGCGCTCGCTCGCCTCGAGGAGACGCCGTGGTTCTGGACCCGCGTCGGCGCCGACCCCTTCGGCGATTTCCTCGCCGACACGCTCGCGTCCTACGAGCTTCCCGACCGGTTCGTCGAGCGCGACCCCGAGGCCTCGACCGCGCTGGCGTTCGTCAGCCACGACGAGGCGGCCGACCGCGCGTTCACCTTCTACCGCGACGGCACGGCCGACACCCGACTCGAACCCGGCCGGGTCTCCGACGCCGACCTCGACGCGGTCGACTGGGTGTACGTCGGCGGCGTCATGCTCGCGGCCGACCCCGGCCGCACCGCAACGCTCGACCTCGCCGAGCGCGCGTCGGCCCGCGACTGTACCGTGGTCTTCGACCCGAACGCCCGGCCCGAACTCTGGGACGGAGCCGACTACGCGGGGTTGGTCGCCGAGATGCTCCCGTTCGCCGACGTGGTGAAGGCGACGCCGGAGGACCTCGAAGCGGCGGGCTTCGACGGCGAGAGCCCCGAGTCGCTCGCCCGGTCGGTCTGCGACCTCGACGGCCGGAGCGGCGAATCCGCGCGGGCCGGACCCCACACGCTCCTGCTCACGCTCGGCGACGCGGGGTCGTTCGCCTCCTCGACCGACGACGCTCCCTGGGGCGCGGGCGCGGTCTCCCACAGCGGGTACGAGGTCGACCCCGTCGACACGACCGGCGCGGGCGACGCGTTCACCGCGGGGGCGCTGGCCGCGTTGGCCGGCGGCGAGGCGTCGCTGTCGGAAGTCCTCGGCTTCGCCAACGCCGTGGCCGCGCTGACCACGACGGCGGCCGGCGCGATGACCGCGCTCCCGACCCGCGAGGAGGTCCGGGCGTTCCGGGAGTCCTGACGGCGCCCCAGGGCGCTCGACGCCGGGAGCGTTCGACGGATTGATACGTTCGGCCGCCAAGCGAGCGCCATGGACGAACAGCGGCGAGTCGCCGACTTTCTGGCGGCCAACGACATGGAGACGTCCCCCGAGTTCCGCCTGCTCGACCTGGTTTCGGAACTCGGCGAAGTCGCCAAGGAGGTCAACGAGTCGACCGGCTACGGCGCGGATCCGGACGCGGTCGAAATCGCCGACGACGAACTCGGCGACGCACTGTTCGCGTTGCTCGCGCTCGCGGAGTCGACGGACATCGACGCCGGGGACGCGCTCGACGTCGCGCTGGCGAAGTACGAGCGCCGAATCGCCGCGAAGGGCGAAGCGTCCTCGGGCGAGTAGCGAATCCGGAACGACGAGCGCGAGCACCGGGCGCTACGCCGCGAACCACGGGCCTGTGCACCTACGCCGCGAACACCTGGTCGCCGATTCTGACGTAGAGGTCGTAGTAGGTCCCGTCCCGGACGAGATACGCCTCGAAGTCGTCGTTCGTGCGCTCGTTCGCTCGGTGGGCGAACGACCGAAACGCCCGCGACACCTCCTCGCAAGTCCGGTAGGTGCCCGCCGAAATCGCCCGGTCGAGGAGACGGCGTTCGTCCTTCGGGAGGTCCGAGAAGCGAATCGCGCCGTCGACGGCCGACGAAATCTCCTCGGCACGGAGTTCGCTCTCGTGCATCGGGTCGCACGTCGTCTCCGAATTCGTGGTTTCGGGATTCGAGGTCGGGGTCGCGTCGGCGGTCGTCGGGGTCGGCTCCTCGGTCCCAGGTGTCTGCGTCTCGTCGGCGGTCGTCCCCTCGCCCGCGCCGCCGGCTCCGGACGAGAGACAGCCACCGAGCGCGCCGAGTGCGACCGTCGCACCCGCGACGGTCGCCCGGGTCAGGAAGTCGCGTCGGTCCATGCCGGAGCGTCTCCTCGGGGTGACAAAAGCGCGACGTAGACTGAAACGCCCGTTACACCCTTAACTACTTGAATCGAGGCGACGCAATTCCCGGCCATGCACGCGAGAGCGCGGGAGTTCGCCGAGCAGGCGCGCGAGGAGTACGGCTTCGACCCCAAGGTCGAGGAGTTCCCCGAGGGGACCAAGACGGCGGCCGACGCCGCCGACGCCGTCGGCTGTGACGTCGCCCAGATAGCCAGCAGCATCGCGATGCGGGCGGGCGAGGACCTCGTCGTGGTCGTCACCAGCGGCGCGAACCGGGTGAGCGAGGCGAAGTTGGCCGACGCGCTCGGCGTCGAGGAGTCGACGGTCAGGATGGCCGACGCCGACGAGATAAAGGAGGCGCTCGGCTGGTCCATCGGCGGCGTGCCGCCGTTCTGCCACGCCTCAGACGCCCCCGTCTACGTCGACGAGACGCTGACGGAGTTCGAGACGGTGTGGGCCGCCGCCGGGACGCCGGAGGCCGTCTTCCCCGTCGACCCCGACCGCCTCCAAGAACTCTCGGGCGGCGAAGTCGTCGACGTGGCCGAGTGAGGCGGGGCTGACTTGAGTAGGCGGGGCCGACCCGAGGACCGAACCGAACGCTAACCCGCGGCGCGGTCTGCGACCGCGCCGCCGACGTATCGAACGTTTTACCGACGTCGCGTCCGAAGCGCCGCTATGAGCGCGGTTTCCGTGGCGCTGTTGCTCGTCATCGACGCGGCGCTGGGCGTCTGGCTCGGGAGCATGGTGTTCTTCTCGTTCGTCGCCGCGCCGCGGGTGTTCGCGGTCCTCCCCGACGACGACGCCGGCCGGGTCGTCAACGACATCTTCCCGCGCTACTACGCCTTCGGCCTCGCGCTCGGGGTCGTCGCCATCGCGGCCGGCCTGGCGCTCGGGACGAGCGACGGCGTCGTTCCCGACGTCCTCCTCCTCGGACCGGTGGCGGTCGCCGTCGCGGTGAACGGCTACGCCCGGTTGGCGCTCATCCCCAAGATGGAGCGGGCCGGCGACGACGCCTTCGCGCAGTATCACAGGCAGTCGGTCGCGCTGAACGGCG comes from the Halorussus vallis genome and includes:
- a CDS encoding twin-arginine translocation signal domain-containing protein, with amino-acid sequence MDRRDFLTRATVAGATVALGALGGCLSSGAGGAGEGTTADETQTPGTEEPTPTTADATPTSNPETTNSETTCDPMHESELRAEEISSAVDGAIRFSDLPKDERRLLDRAISAGTYRTCEEVSRAFRSFAHRANERTNDDFEAYLVRDGTYYDLYVRIGDQVFAA
- a CDS encoding YbaK/EbsC family protein; the protein is MHARAREFAEQAREEYGFDPKVEEFPEGTKTAADAADAVGCDVAQIASSIAMRAGEDLVVVVTSGANRVSEAKLADALGVEESTVRMADADEIKEALGWSIGGVPPFCHASDAPVYVDETLTEFETVWAAAGTPEAVFPVDPDRLQELSGGEVVDVAE
- a CDS encoding carbohydrate kinase family protein, yielding MTDADADATADPDVLVSGETLVDFLPDSSGPLADVENFSRRAGGAPANVAVALARLEETPWFWTRVGADPFGDFLADTLASYELPDRFVERDPEASTALAFVSHDEAADRAFTFYRDGTADTRLEPGRVSDADLDAVDWVYVGGVMLAADPGRTATLDLAERASARDCTVVFDPNARPELWDGADYAGLVAEMLPFADVVKATPEDLEAAGFDGESPESLARSVCDLDGRSGESARAGPHTLLLTLGDAGSFASSTDDAPWGAGAVSHSGYEVDPVDTTGAGDAFTAGALAALAGGEASLSEVLGFANAVAALTTTAAGAMTALPTREEVRAFRES
- a CDS encoding DUF4149 domain-containing protein; its protein translation is MSAVSVALLLVIDAALGVWLGSMVFFSFVAAPRVFAVLPDDDAGRVVNDIFPRYYAFGLALGVVAIAAGLALGTSDGVVPDVLLLGPVAVAVAVNGYARLALIPKMERAGDDAFAQYHRQSVALNGVSMVAVTAGLVFAHF
- a CDS encoding MazG-like family protein encodes the protein MDEQRRVADFLAANDMETSPEFRLLDLVSELGEVAKEVNESTGYGADPDAVEIADDELGDALFALLALAESTDIDAGDALDVALAKYERRIAAKGEASSGE
- a CDS encoding COG1361 S-layer family protein encodes the protein MNAGALLRTVLVAVVTASVVAAGAGPAAFAGVGALSNATGTAETPNPAGASGSAAALAQEEGTVVGRPNLELTAPDNQYGAGEQVALEVYISNDGDIDRGGPSEYEQRVTTARNVRLDIDEDRLNDTLARAIDINSGTVFAGSVPEGVSGPYAFNLEIGDSLSPGTYRIPVEVSYDYTNFVRYRTGGQPEYGDLSREQTAYVTIVVEDQPRFEISSQSLQPVTPGETATYRMNLTNTGTQPAVRADVTLSAANSSLFFGNAANPQQQTSVFFDRIEPGETKTFNVTVGATADTAPGTYIANAMVAYEQPNGVAGRSELLRYGVAVGGEQTFAIRGVESNLTVGDSGLVTGTVVNTGETNVTDAVVTLQPGNPNLQPRETEYAVGTLAPGESANFSFRIDTANAADPGPRRVSFQVRYANRQGDTRTGESVDAIVAVDGEQTFSVRGVSGDLQVGDTGTVSGTLVNTGNQTVSNAVVVFGTGNSNFQPRETQIAVGTLTPGESVPFEFTVDVPNGSEPGSRQVSFQVRYRNRNDELRTSDALESRVAVGGEQTFAVRNLNGTLRVGQTGDLTGTIVNTGNRTVSNAVVDLRTNNPNLDPRETEYAVGTLAPGESASFEYTVDVNTEAEPGPRQLSFRVRYRNQNNDLRTSEPIDGRVTVAEERDEFRVEPVNATVPAGGAEVVAVRVTNTAGETLRNVDAKLFASDPLSSDNDEAFVDRLAPGESTVLKFRVSAAGSAIPKDYPVSIDFAYENERGDDVLSETYRVPIEVVEPRRRGFPVVLDAGAAAWVAGGAAAVVALGLGWWKRDALAQLLP
- a CDS encoding cupredoxin domain-containing protein, translated to MHGNQTHDEQTHEDGPRVPLPATPDGSRGGSDGARTDDSERARPNDSEGEGGDSVAGVTRRSFIRTAAGSAAAAAGGAAAASDEVAGTQDIAQRFYIGGEVAGWQGLERGPIDAGVVNPTLNFVAGQRYQVTWENLDGAPHNFVIQTEEGQDLVTTDTVTEQGATASVTFTATPAMAQYICVYHQSTMVGDIEVQGGAQEQGGGGGGTSIPPQYLLLVAAIAMAFLSPLLFALFLFSRDRGPGEGGAPSR